In Providencia hangzhouensis, the DNA window AGCGCTCAGCGAGGTTATTGCAAATTACCATAGGTGCATCTTGTTTGTTAATTACAAGGCGTACTTGGTCCCAGTCTTTCACGGTGACAAGTACCAAACTATTGTTTCCTGGTCACCGCTATAAGCTTAAAGGTAGTTTCACGTCATAAGTTATTTCTCCACGTAAAAGTATGGGCGGAATGATATACAACATATTTTCCGCTTATCGTATCGAGTGATTTCCTTTCATACCCATTTCGTGTGAATTTATTGTGAATTAAATGTGATCCAACAAGCATATTTAGAATAAAAAACACACACAAAAATATCAGGTTCATTTTATATCCAATTGTTTTATTTGAATAAAAATATTTTTATATCATATTTTTTTAATCTTTATGTTAAAAGATTGATTGATCGTACATGTATATACAACTATATCTATAAGAACAATAAAAGGTAGCTAATGGACAGATAAAAGAGGGTATATAAGTGACAGCACTGAATAATAAATATCGAAATATCGAAATTAGGGCGCCGCGGGGAAACACATTAAATGCCAAAAGTTGGCTGACAGAAGCCCCATTACGCATGTTAATGAATAACCTTGATCCTGATGTTGCAGAAAATCCTCATGAATTAGTGGTCTATGGCGGTATCGGGCGTGCAGCACGTAATTGGCAATGCTATGACCAAATTGTTGAGTCCTTAAAACAACTCGAGAGTGATGAAACACTGCTGGTTCAGTCAGGTAAGCCCGTCGGTGTTTTCAAAACCCATGCAAATGCTCCACGTGTTTTAATTGCTAACTCAAATATAGTGCCACATTGGGCAAACTGGGAGCATTTCAATGAGTTGGATGCGAAAGGCCTCGCCATGTACGGGCAAATGACGGCAGGTAGCTGGATTTATATCGGTAGCCAAGGCATTGTTCAAGGAACGTATGAAACCTTTGTGGAAGCCGCTCGTCAGCACTTTAATGGTGATTTAACCGGGCGTTGGGTATTGACTGCAGGTTTGGGTGGAATGGGGGGAGCGCAACCTCTTGCTGCAACATTGGCTGGTGCATGCTCATTGAATATTGAGTGCCAGCAAAGCCGTATTGATTTCCGTTTAAGAACTCACTATGTGGATGAACAAGCGGCCGACCTTGATGATGCATTAGCGCGTCTTAAAAAATATACATCGGAAGGAAAAGCCATTTCTATTGCACTGTGTGCCAATGCCGCTGAAATTCTGCCTGAGCTTGTCAAACGTGGTGTAAAACCGGATATGGTGACCGATCAGACAAGTGCTCATGACCCGCTAAATGGTTATTTGCCAATTGGGATGAGCTGGGAAGAGTACCGTGAGCGCAGTGTCCAAGAGCCCCAAGCCACCGCGTTGGCAGCGAAAAAATCCATGGCTGAACATGTTAAAGCCATGTTAGCGTTCAAACAACAAGGCATTCCTACGTTTGATTATGGGAACAATATTCGCCAAATGGCGTTGGAAATGGGCGTAGAGAATGCGTTTGATTTCCCTGGTTTTGTGCCTGCTTATATTCGCCCACTATTTTGCCGCGGTGTTGGCCCATTCCGCTGGGTCGCGTTATCAGGGGATCCTGAAGATATCTATAAAACCGATGCGAAAGTGAAAGAGCTGCTACCGGATGATAAGCATTTACATCGCTGGTTGGATATGGCTCGTGAACGTATTAGCTTCCAAGGCTTGCCAGCACGTATTTGTTGGGTAGGGCTTGGGGACCGCGCTAAATTAGGTTTAGCATTCAATGAGATGGTAAGAAGCGGTGAGGTTTCGGCCCCGATTGTTATTGGTCGTGACCATCTGGATTCAGGTTCAGTGGCCAGCCCAAACCGTGAAACAGAATCCATGAAAGATGGCTCTGATGCCGTTTCAGACTGGCCGTTACTCAATGCGTTATTAAATACAGCCAGTGGTGCGACGTGGGTATCTTTACATCACGGTGGTGGCGTAGGTATGGGCTTCTCTCAGCACTCTGGGGTAGTGATTGTGTGTGATGGAACGGATGAAGCAGCAGAGCGTATTGCCCGAGTGTTGCACAATGACCCGGCAACCGGTGTCATGCGCCATGCCGATGCGGGCTATGACATCGCTATCGCATGTGCGCAGGAAAAAAATCTTAATTTACCAATGATTAAAACACGTTAAGGAGTGCCATGATGACTAAGTTAACCATTCACCCAGGAAAAATGACACTCGAAGACCTCCGCATTGTTTTCCAACAGGCAGTAACAGTGGTACTGGATAAACGCGCTCACGCGGCTATTGAAAAAAGCGTTGCAACGGTCAATAAAATTATTGAAGAAGATAGAACCGCTTACGGTATCAATACAGGTTTTGGTTTGCTTGCCAATACCCGCATTGCAACTAAAGATTTGCAATCATTACAACGCTCTATTGTGATGTCTCATGCTGCGGGTGTTGGCGAGCCGTTAGATGACGACCTCGTGCGTTTAATCATGGTGCTCAAAATTAATAGTTTAGCTCGTGGTTTCTCGGGTATTCGTCTTGAAGTCATTAATGCCTTGATTGCATTAGTGAATGCGCAAGTTTATCCATTTATTCCTGCGAAGGGTTCTGTGGGAGCTTCTGGCGACTTAGCGCCATTAGCACATATGAGCCTAATTCTGTTAGGAGAAGGGAAAGCCCGCTATGAAGGCAAATGGATTTCAGCGAAAAAAGCGTTAGAAAAAGCAGGGTTGACCCCGCTAAAATTGGAAGCTAAAGAAGGCTTAGCCCTATTAAACGGTACGCAAACCTCCACGGCTTTCGCGTTGAAAGGGTTATTTGAAGCAGAAAAATTGCTGTTATCTGGTATTGTTTGTGGTGCGCTTAGTGTTGAAGCCACACTGGGCTCTCGTAAACCGTTCGATGCACGCGTGCAAGAGGTTCGAGGGCAAAAAGGGCAAATTGATGTTGCGGCGATGTTCCGTGATGTTTTATCACCGACCAGTGAGTTGGCGAAGTCCCATGAGAACTGCGTGAAAGTGCAAGACCCTTATTCACTACGTTGTCAGCCACAAGTGATGGGGGCTTGTTTAACCCAAATTCGCCAAGCCGCTGAAGTGATTTTAATTGAATCAAATGCCGTGTCGGATAACCCGCTAGTCTTTACCGATAATGGCGATATTATTTCAGGTGGTAACTTCCATGCAGAGCCTGTTGCTATGGCAGCCGATAATATTGCGCTTGCGTTAGCGGAAATCGGTGCGTTATCTGAACGCCGTATTGCATTATTGATGGATACCCACATGTCACAGTTGCCTCCTTTCTTAGTGAATAATGGGGGGGTTAACTCAGGTTTTATGATAGCTCAAGTCACCGCGGCTGCATTAGCCAGTGAAAACAAAGCATTAGCCCATCCTTCGAGTGTTGATAGCCTGCCGACATCAGCCAACCAAGAAGACCATGTCTCGATGGCGCCTGCCGCGGGTCGTCGTTTATGGGAAATGGCAAAGAATGTCACGGGTATTTTAGCCATTGAATGGCTTTCAGCGTGTCAGGGAATGGATTTCCGCGAAGGTTTGAAATCGAGTGAAACCTTGGAGAAAGCACGTAAAACATTACGTGACCAAGTGGCTTACTATGATAAAGACCGTTATTTTGCCCCTGATATTGAAGCGGCAATTAATTTAATTAACCAATATAAACTGTCCGCGCTTTTTAAGGACGGCACTGTTTTCCCTAACTAGTCTATCAAGCAAATAAAAGGTGGCCGGCAATGTACTGGCCGCCTGAAGTATTTATCTGCACGACAATAAAATAATACGAAGGATAAATCATGCAAAGCACATCACAACTTGCGCGAGGGCTTTCTGCGCGCCACATTCGATTTATGGCTTTAGGTTCTGCGATTGGTACAGGTTTGTTTTATGGTTCAGCGAAAGCAATAGAAACCGCTGGTCCCGCGGTATTACTCGCCTATATTATCGGCGGTGCCGCAGTGTTTATGGTTATGAGAGCGTTGGGTGAAATGGCGGTCCATCGGCCACTTGCTGGGTCGTTCTCACAGTATGCTAGTCATTATTTAGGGCCGAGAGCCGGTTTTTTTGCGGGTTGGACCTATGTTTTTGAAATGCTTATTGTTTGCTTGGCGGACGTGACAGCATTTGGTGTTTATATGAAACTGTGGTTTCCGGAGGTTGCGCAGTGGATCTGGGTGTTGAGCATTATTTTCTTTATTGGTGCAATAAACCTATGCCACGTGAAAACTTTCGGCGAAATGGAGTTTTGGCTTTCAATCATTAAAGTTATTGCGATTATTGCAATGATTGTTGGTGGTGCAGCCATTATGATGTTTGGCTTTGGCCAAGCGGCAGACCATGCGGTTGGGGTATCAAACTTATTTATTCACGATGGGTTTATGCCAAATGGTATTGGTGGGGTGATTGCTTCCTTTGCAGTGGTGATGTTTGCGTTTGGGGGAATTGAAGTTATTGGTATTACCGCGAGTGAAGCGAAAAACCCGGAAACCACTATCCCAAGAGCGATTAATGCCGTGCCAATTCGCATCTTACTGTTTTATGTCCTGACCTTATTTGTCTTAATGTGCATTTACCCGTGGAACCAAATTGGGCAGCAAGGTAGCCCATTTGTGCAAATTTTCGATAGCTTAGGTATTCAATCTGCAGCGAATATCTTAAATATTGTGGTGATCACGGCGGCAATTTCGGCGATTAACAGTGATATATTTGGTGCTGGGCGTATGATGTATGGCATGGCACATGAAGGACAAGCGCCAAAAGCCTTTACCAAGCTGACAAAAAATGGTGTGCCTTGGATGACGGTATTAGTCATGGTTGCGGTGCTGTTAGTCGGAGTGGTATTGAATTATGTCATTCCTGATGATGTGTTTGTAGTGATTGCGTCAATTGCAACATTTGCCACCATTTGGGTATGGTTGATGATTTTGCTGTCACAGTTTGCAATGCGTAAAAAAATGTCACCAGAAGAAATTAGCCAATTAAAATTCCCTGTGCCTATGTGGCCTGTCGCACCTATTCTAGCCATCGCATTTATGGTATTTGTTTTTGGTGTACTGGGGTATTTTGAATCAACACGAATTGCACTCTATGTCGGAATTGTTTGGTTAGTATTACTGGCTATCGCCTATGCACTTTGGGTGAAAAAAACTACGAAAGAGGCGGAAGTCGTGCTGCAAAACGAAAGCTAATATTGTTACTTTCTTACTGAGCTTGTTATTTTTCTCACGCCCTTTAGCTAAAATAAAGGGCGTTTTTACATCACCGCATTCATTAATAAGCGCGATAACCAGACTTTTTGGGCAAATTTTATTATATTAATCTGCTGATTTGTCTTTCACTTCGTGGCAAACTTTAACTATTCATATATTCCCTTTCAAAATACAGGCTGGAGAACCCCTTCTTGGAAAAGATTTTCGTTGATGAAGCCGTTGCAGAACTTCATACCATTCAAGATATTTTGCGTTGGACGATGAGCCGCTTTAATGCGGCTAATGTGTACTATGGCCACGGTACAGATAACCCATGGGATGAGGCGCTACAACTGGTGTTACCAACACTTTACTTGCCTCTAGACCTGCCCGATGAGCTGTTAACATCCCGCTTAACGCCAACAGAGCGTCACCGTATTATTGAGCGTGTTTTACGCCGCATCAATGAGCGTATTCCAGTTGCATACCTGACAAATCGTTCATGGTTCTGTGGTCATGAATTTTATGTTGATGAACGTGTGCTTATCCCTCGCTCGCCAATTGGTGAGTTAATCAATAACCACTTTGTTGGCTTAGTGGCTGATGAACCGCAAACCATTCTTGATTTATGTACCGGAAGTGGTTGTATTGCGATTGCTTGTGCTTATGAGTTCCCTGATGCAGAAGTTGATGCGGTTGATATTTCAAGTGATGTGCTGGCGGTGGCTGAACAAAATATTGCCAATCATGGTTTAGAACACCGTGTGATACCGATTCGTTCTGACTTATTCCGTGATATGCCAGAGGTTAAATATGACCTGATCGTGACGAACCCACCGTATGTTGATGCGGAAGATATGGACGATTTACCCGAAGAGTTTCGTGTCGAGCCTGAATTAGCACTGGCTGCTGGAAGTGATGGTTTGAAACTGGTACGCCGTATTTTAGCGAATGCCCCGCGTTTTCTGACGGAAGAAGGGGTGTTAGTGTGCGAAGTGGGTAACAGTATGGTTCATTTAATTGAACAATACCCTGAAATTCCATTTATTTGGCTGGACTTCGAATACGGCGGTGATGGTGTGTTTATGTTAACACGTGAACAACTTGTTGAGCACCACGCACATTTTGAGCTTTATATCGATGAATCAACAGTTGCGTGATGTTCCAAGATCATGTAATCAATAATAACGACACAACGATATAATAACTAACAACCAAAATTCTTGGTAAAACAAGAATGGCTTAGAATAGGAAACTCCGATGGCAGGAAATTCAATTGGGCAGCTGTTTCGTGTGACCACATTTGGGGAATCACACGGGGTTGCATTAGGTTGCATCGTCGATGGGGTTCCCCCAGGCTTAGCACTAACAGAAGCAGATTTACAAAAAGATTTAGACCGTCGCCGTCCAGGAACATCACGTTATACGACTGCGCGTCGTGAACCTGACCAAGTAAAGATTTTATCGGGTGTATTTAATGGGGTAACAACCGGAACCAGCATCGGTTTATTGATTGAAAATACTGACCAGCGTTCGCAAGATTATGGTGCAATCAAAGACGTGTTTAGGCCGGGCCATGCGGATTACACTTACGAACAAAAATACGGCCAGCGTGATTACCGTGGTGGTGGCCGCTCATCAGCACGTGAAACGGCAATGCGTGTTGCGGCAGGCGCGATTGCGAAAAAATATTTACAAGAAAAGCTCGGTGTGCAAATCCATGGCTGCTTAACGCAAATGGGCTCCGTCGCTTGTGAAATTAAAGACTGGTCAATTGTCGAAGAAAACCCATTTTTCTGTCCAGATCCAAGCAAATTAGAGGCTCTTGACGAATTATTGCGCGGTTTAAAGAAAGAGGGTGATTCGATTGGCGCTAAAATTACTGTCATTGCAGAGCATGTGCCTGCAGGCTTAGGTGAGCCCGTATTTGACCGATTAGATGCCGATCTCGCTCATGCATTAATGAGTATTAATGCAGTGAAAGGGGTGGAAATTGGTGATGGCTTCGGTGTTATTGCACTTAAAGGCAGCGAAAACCGTGATGAAATTACACGAAATGGTTTCACATCAAACCATGCAGGCGGTATTTTAGGCGGTATTAGCAGCAGTCAGCCTATCATTGCACATATTGCGTTAAAGCCGACATCCAGTATTACCGTTTCAGGTAAAACATTAAACCGTGATGGCGAGGAAGTGGAAATGATCACCAAAGGGCGTCATGACCCTTGTGTAGGCATTCGCGCGGTACCGATTGCGGAAGCAATGATGGCGATTGTTCTAATGGACCACTATTTACGTCATCGTGGCCAGTGTGCGGATGTAACGCCAGCAATGGAACCTTTTGAGTAATCGGTTTTACTGTGTTTTATGTAGTGACAACAGAGCGGCCTATAAGGTCGCTTTGTTGATGATGAAGGTTCGGATGAAGCCTCCTAAAAATACCTCATCTAGGTTGTGATATCACCAAACCTGACTGGCGATATATTCACATCAACATCATGATATTTCTTCTCTTTGGATAGTAAAATGGATTGGCTAACTGCCGTTGCACCTGAAGTTTATGCTTTACTCTTCTTTGTTGCGCTGTTTGCAGGGTTTATTGACTCCATCGCGGGTGGTGGTGGGTTATTAACGATCCCAGCCCTGTTATCAGTGGGGATAACACCTGTTGAAGCTTTAGCAACCAATAAGTTGCAAGCGGTTGGCGGTTCGTTTTCTTCAACGCTCTATTTTGTTAGGCGCAAAGCCATAGATTTACGAGCACAACTGTTTCCGTTCATTATGACCATGATTGGTGCCATGCTGGGTGCGATTGTCATTCAAATGATTGATACCGCGTTCTTAAAACAGCTATTACCCATCTTGGTGATTTGTGTCGGCTTATACTTTTTATTGACGCCATCAATTGGTGTACAAGACCGCCAACAGCGTATCAGTATGCCTTTCTTCGGGGTGGCAATTGGGATGACGCTGGGTTTTTATGATGGTGCCTTTGGTCCCGGAACCGGTTCATTTTTGGCATTGGGTTATGTTTTGTTGCTTGGTTATAATCTTGCCAAAGCCACCGCGCATGCGAAGTTACTTAATTTTGCCTCTAATTTTGGCTCTTTAGTGTTCTTTATTATCGGGGGTCATGTTCTTTGGGCCTTAGGTTTTGTTATGCTAATCGGCCAAATGGTTGGCGCTCGTTTAGGTGCGCGTTTGGTCTTAACCAAAGGACAAAAACTGATCAGGCCGATGATCGTGGTGATTTCGTTACTGATGAGTATTAAATTACTCCATGATAGCCATGGTGACGTGATTAAAGCTTGGTTTCTCTCATTATTTTAAGATGATTTAAATTATTCATGAGTACACATAATTATCAGGATCTAATCAATATCTTTGATGAATGTTTTGGTGTGACATATAACACCAAGCTGGTAAAAGGGGATGATGAACCCATTTATTTACCCGCAGATGAGGCAGTACCTTATCACCGGATCGTCTTTGCACACGGCTTTTTCACCAGTGCGCTGCATGAAATCTCACATTGGTGTATTGCTGGGGAAGCAAGACGTCAGCAAGTCGATTACGGCTATTGGTATTGCCCAGATGGGCGAGATGAAAAAACACAGTGTGAGTTTGAAGTGGTGGAAATCAAGCCCCAAGCGTTGGACTGGCTGTTTTGTGTTGCCGTTGGCATTCCATTTAATGTCAGTTGTGACAACTTAGAGGGGGATTTTGAGCCTGATCGTATTGCGTTTATGCGCAAAGTTCATGCACAAGTCATGCTTTATTTAGAAAATGGCATCCCTGAACGGCCATTACGCTTTATTAATGCGTTACAATTGTTTTACAATACGCCACCTCTTTGTGCAGAAGCTTTTCCTTATCCGGAAGATATTTTTGCCTAATGAAC includes these proteins:
- the hutU gene encoding urocanate hydratase; its protein translation is MTALNNKYRNIEIRAPRGNTLNAKSWLTEAPLRMLMNNLDPDVAENPHELVVYGGIGRAARNWQCYDQIVESLKQLESDETLLVQSGKPVGVFKTHANAPRVLIANSNIVPHWANWEHFNELDAKGLAMYGQMTAGSWIYIGSQGIVQGTYETFVEAARQHFNGDLTGRWVLTAGLGGMGGAQPLAATLAGACSLNIECQQSRIDFRLRTHYVDEQAADLDDALARLKKYTSEGKAISIALCANAAEILPELVKRGVKPDMVTDQTSAHDPLNGYLPIGMSWEEYRERSVQEPQATALAAKKSMAEHVKAMLAFKQQGIPTFDYGNNIRQMALEMGVENAFDFPGFVPAYIRPLFCRGVGPFRWVALSGDPEDIYKTDAKVKELLPDDKHLHRWLDMARERISFQGLPARICWVGLGDRAKLGLAFNEMVRSGEVSAPIVIGRDHLDSGSVASPNRETESMKDGSDAVSDWPLLNALLNTASGATWVSLHHGGGVGMGFSQHSGVVIVCDGTDEAAERIARVLHNDPATGVMRHADAGYDIAIACAQEKNLNLPMIKTR
- the hutH gene encoding histidine ammonia-lyase; this encodes MTKLTIHPGKMTLEDLRIVFQQAVTVVLDKRAHAAIEKSVATVNKIIEEDRTAYGINTGFGLLANTRIATKDLQSLQRSIVMSHAAGVGEPLDDDLVRLIMVLKINSLARGFSGIRLEVINALIALVNAQVYPFIPAKGSVGASGDLAPLAHMSLILLGEGKARYEGKWISAKKALEKAGLTPLKLEAKEGLALLNGTQTSTAFALKGLFEAEKLLLSGIVCGALSVEATLGSRKPFDARVQEVRGQKGQIDVAAMFRDVLSPTSELAKSHENCVKVQDPYSLRCQPQVMGACLTQIRQAAEVILIESNAVSDNPLVFTDNGDIISGGNFHAEPVAMAADNIALALAEIGALSERRIALLMDTHMSQLPPFLVNNGGVNSGFMIAQVTAAALASENKALAHPSSVDSLPTSANQEDHVSMAPAAGRRLWEMAKNVTGILAIEWLSACQGMDFREGLKSSETLEKARKTLRDQVAYYDKDRYFAPDIEAAINLINQYKLSALFKDGTVFPN
- a CDS encoding amino acid permease → MQSTSQLARGLSARHIRFMALGSAIGTGLFYGSAKAIETAGPAVLLAYIIGGAAVFMVMRALGEMAVHRPLAGSFSQYASHYLGPRAGFFAGWTYVFEMLIVCLADVTAFGVYMKLWFPEVAQWIWVLSIIFFIGAINLCHVKTFGEMEFWLSIIKVIAIIAMIVGGAAIMMFGFGQAADHAVGVSNLFIHDGFMPNGIGGVIASFAVVMFAFGGIEVIGITASEAKNPETTIPRAINAVPIRILLFYVLTLFVLMCIYPWNQIGQQGSPFVQIFDSLGIQSAANILNIVVITAAISAINSDIFGAGRMMYGMAHEGQAPKAFTKLTKNGVPWMTVLVMVAVLLVGVVLNYVIPDDVFVVIASIATFATIWVWLMILLSQFAMRKKMSPEEISQLKFPVPMWPVAPILAIAFMVFVFGVLGYFESTRIALYVGIVWLVLLAIAYALWVKKTTKEAEVVLQNES
- the prmB gene encoding 50S ribosomal protein L3 N(5)-glutamine methyltransferase; its protein translation is MEKIFVDEAVAELHTIQDILRWTMSRFNAANVYYGHGTDNPWDEALQLVLPTLYLPLDLPDELLTSRLTPTERHRIIERVLRRINERIPVAYLTNRSWFCGHEFYVDERVLIPRSPIGELINNHFVGLVADEPQTILDLCTGSGCIAIACAYEFPDAEVDAVDISSDVLAVAEQNIANHGLEHRVIPIRSDLFRDMPEVKYDLIVTNPPYVDAEDMDDLPEEFRVEPELALAAGSDGLKLVRRILANAPRFLTEEGVLVCEVGNSMVHLIEQYPEIPFIWLDFEYGGDGVFMLTREQLVEHHAHFELYIDESTVA
- the aroC gene encoding chorismate synthase; the protein is MAGNSIGQLFRVTTFGESHGVALGCIVDGVPPGLALTEADLQKDLDRRRPGTSRYTTARREPDQVKILSGVFNGVTTGTSIGLLIENTDQRSQDYGAIKDVFRPGHADYTYEQKYGQRDYRGGGRSSARETAMRVAAGAIAKKYLQEKLGVQIHGCLTQMGSVACEIKDWSIVEENPFFCPDPSKLEALDELLRGLKKEGDSIGAKITVIAEHVPAGLGEPVFDRLDADLAHALMSINAVKGVEIGDGFGVIALKGSENRDEITRNGFTSNHAGGILGGISSSQPIIAHIALKPTSSITVSGKTLNRDGEEVEMITKGRHDPCVGIRAVPIAEAMMAIVLMDHYLRHRGQCADVTPAMEPFE
- a CDS encoding TSUP family transporter, which encodes MDWLTAVAPEVYALLFFVALFAGFIDSIAGGGGLLTIPALLSVGITPVEALATNKLQAVGGSFSSTLYFVRRKAIDLRAQLFPFIMTMIGAMLGAIVIQMIDTAFLKQLLPILVICVGLYFLLTPSIGVQDRQQRISMPFFGVAIGMTLGFYDGAFGPGTGSFLALGYVLLLGYNLAKATAHAKLLNFASNFGSLVFFIIGGHVLWALGFVMLIGQMVGARLGARLVLTKGQKLIRPMIVVISLLMSIKLLHDSHGDVIKAWFLSLF
- a CDS encoding elongation factor P hydroxylase — protein: MSTHNYQDLINIFDECFGVTYNTKLVKGDDEPIYLPADEAVPYHRIVFAHGFFTSALHEISHWCIAGEARRQQVDYGYWYCPDGRDEKTQCEFEVVEIKPQALDWLFCVAVGIPFNVSCDNLEGDFEPDRIAFMRKVHAQVMLYLENGIPERPLRFINALQLFYNTPPLCAEAFPYPEDIFA